The region CAAACAGCAAATCATTGAAGCGGTCTGGGGCCATACCTATGTACAAGACCACCGTTTATTTCAGCTGATCAGCGAGCTCAGAAAACTGGCACCTGAGCAGGAATTGATCCGCACCTACCCAAATCAGGGTTACTGCTGGCAGGTAAAGACCAAACGAGTGTCGGCTCGTCCAATGCGCCAGCTAGCGGCTCTGGCGGCCTCAGTGGTATTGTCTTTGGGTACCGTCAGTACCGCCTACCTAAACAATCAGCATAGTCCAACCACAACACCAACCTTTCTGCCCGCGCTGACGGCCTATCACAAGGCCATCATTGCCTTTGAGCAACAGGACTACGCACACGCACAGCAATGGCTGACATTCAGTCTTCAGGAAAACCCGGACTCAATTGAAGCTCAGTTGCTGATGGCTGAAACCCTGCTGCAACTCAAAGACACTGCACAGGCACAACATTATGCCAACAATGTTGTTAAACATACGTTGGCCAATAGCTACTATTTTTCTCAGGCATCCGACGTGCTGAGCCGCCTATCGGCCAGCCAGGCCCGATTTACTGAAGCACTGGATTTTGCCATTCA is a window of Pseudoalteromonas sp. R3 DNA encoding:
- a CDS encoding winged helix-turn-helix domain-containing protein, with translation MAEYRFLSYRFDSQTHTLKQGKQTLELRPKAAQVLGYLLQHANILVTKQQIIEAVWGHTYVQDHRLFQLISELRKLAPEQELIRTYPNQGYCWQVKTKRVSARPMRQLAALAASVVLSLGTVSTAYLNNQHSPTTTPTFLPALTAYHKAIIAFEQQDYAHAQQWLTFSLQENPDSIEAQLLMAETLLQLKDTAQAQHYANNVVKHTLANSYYFSQASDVLSRLSASQARFTEALDFAIQGQQAIDEQAICSAVVMQQRIADLILAQPAPLHSPKLQNATVQLVTTPDTHSQQATLCKQLTQPGPTSMRLCPASYDVQAGRELLA